Proteins found in one Microcella daejeonensis genomic segment:
- a CDS encoding TetR/AcrR family transcriptional regulator, translating into MSQPIPEEESPTRRAIRAAAAQLFPATGYAGTTVRDIAGEAGVDPALVIRHFGGKQALFLETVRLELDHAPVVDGPVETMGEAWIRYVLDPGEDVRRVFLALLRASDAEGIGSALREAHDAGFVQPLLPLLEGADAELRARLAGALVGGLLYALWVVGDEQLLATDPETIVRQYGALLQQLLTPAAP; encoded by the coding sequence ATGAGCCAGCCGATCCCCGAGGAGGAGTCGCCGACCCGTCGCGCGATCCGGGCGGCCGCCGCGCAGCTCTTCCCCGCCACCGGGTACGCCGGGACCACCGTGCGCGACATCGCCGGCGAGGCTGGCGTGGATCCGGCGCTCGTCATCCGCCACTTCGGCGGCAAGCAGGCGCTGTTCCTCGAGACCGTGCGGCTCGAGCTCGACCACGCCCCCGTGGTCGACGGCCCCGTCGAGACGATGGGCGAGGCCTGGATCCGCTACGTGCTCGACCCCGGTGAGGATGTCCGCCGCGTGTTCCTCGCCCTGCTGCGCGCCAGCGATGCCGAGGGCATCGGCTCGGCCCTGCGCGAGGCCCACGACGCGGGTTTCGTGCAGCCCCTGCTGCCGCTGCTGGAGGGCGCCGACGCCGAGCTGCGCGCCCGCCTCGCCGGCGCTCTCGTCGGCGGCCTGCTCTACGCGCTCTGGGTGGTCGGCGACGAGCAGCTGCTCGCCACCGACCCCGAGACGATCGTGCGGCAGTACGGCGCGCTGCTGCAGCAGCTGCTGACGCCGGCCGCGCCGTGA
- a CDS encoding glycosyltransferase family 4 protein has product MKIAVVTESFLPQLNGVTNSVVRVLETLHSDGHEAIVISPTTPGDEHLGYAVHRSGSLPLMRFPMGVPHRALQSTLEAFAPDVVHAAAPFLLGRKALAVCARTGIPSVAVYQTDVAGYLQRYGVGFARPMLDRFVAGVHALADRTLAPTPQTAEQLGRLGIENVHVWGRGVDSRLFHPVRRESPGALALRERAAPNGELLVGYVGRLAAEKQVGRLRELIGMPGARFLIVGDGPERPRLAQAFAHDPVTFTGQLQGPELADAFAALDVFVHFGTEETFGQTIQEAQATGLPVVAPAVGGPLHLVDEGRTGLLVDPAERRGFRRAVERLAADATLRARLGEAGRRAVLGRSWEANNRQLLDHYRAVIAATRARAGAS; this is encoded by the coding sequence GTGAAGATCGCCGTCGTCACCGAATCCTTCCTCCCGCAGCTCAACGGCGTCACCAACTCGGTCGTGCGCGTGCTCGAGACCCTGCACTCCGACGGCCACGAGGCCATCGTCATCTCGCCGACGACGCCCGGCGACGAGCACCTCGGCTACGCCGTGCACCGCAGCGGCTCGCTGCCGCTCATGCGGTTCCCGATGGGGGTGCCGCACCGCGCACTGCAGTCGACGCTCGAGGCCTTCGCGCCCGACGTCGTGCACGCGGCCGCGCCCTTCCTGCTCGGCCGCAAGGCGCTCGCGGTGTGCGCCCGCACGGGGATCCCGAGCGTCGCCGTCTACCAGACCGACGTCGCCGGCTACCTGCAGCGCTACGGCGTCGGCTTCGCCCGGCCCATGCTCGACCGCTTCGTCGCGGGCGTGCACGCGCTCGCCGACCGCACGCTCGCCCCGACGCCGCAGACGGCCGAGCAGCTGGGCCGCCTCGGCATCGAGAACGTGCACGTCTGGGGCCGCGGCGTCGACAGCCGGCTGTTCCACCCCGTTCGGCGTGAGTCGCCCGGCGCTCTCGCCCTGCGCGAGCGCGCGGCGCCGAACGGCGAGCTGCTGGTCGGCTACGTCGGGCGTCTCGCGGCCGAGAAGCAGGTGGGCCGGCTGCGCGAGCTGATCGGGATGCCCGGCGCACGCTTCCTCATCGTCGGCGACGGCCCCGAGCGCCCGCGTCTCGCGCAGGCCTTCGCGCACGATCCGGTGACCTTCACCGGCCAGCTGCAGGGCCCGGAGCTCGCCGACGCCTTCGCCGCCCTCGACGTCTTCGTGCACTTCGGCACGGAGGAGACCTTCGGCCAGACCATCCAGGAGGCGCAGGCGACGGGCCTGCCCGTCGTGGCCCCCGCCGTCGGCGGTCCGCTGCACCTGGTCGACGAGGGCCGCACGGGTCTGCTCGTCGATCCGGCGGAGCGACGGGGGTTCCGGCGCGCGGTCGAGCGGCTCGCCGCCGACGCGACCCTGCGGGCGCGGCTCGGCGAGGCGGGCCGGCGTGCGGTGCTCGGCCGCTCGTGGGAGGCCAACAACCGGCAGCTGCTCGACCACTACCGCGCGGTGATCGCGGCGACGCGGGCGCGGGCGGGGGCATCCTGA
- a CDS encoding DedA family protein: MLVVAVIVYLETAFLPASFLPGDSLLFITGLTVATVATPVPPPAAFALVALAAVLGAQTSYEIGRAAGPAILRRPRRRLTDEVYARTRALFERLGVRAVIVGRFVPIVRALVPLMAGFTAMPRRRFVVVNIVGAIVWIALFMGAGYFLGGVPLVEQNLELAIIIAIVVSSLPFPIELGREWWMRRRDRRRAAAH; this comes from the coding sequence GTGCTCGTCGTGGCGGTGATCGTCTACCTCGAGACGGCGTTCTTGCCGGCCTCGTTCCTTCCCGGGGACTCGCTGCTGTTCATCACGGGACTCACCGTCGCGACCGTCGCGACGCCGGTGCCGCCGCCCGCCGCCTTCGCCCTGGTCGCTCTCGCCGCCGTGCTCGGAGCGCAGACGAGCTACGAGATCGGCCGCGCGGCCGGCCCCGCGATCCTGCGCCGCCCGCGCCGCCGCCTCACCGACGAGGTCTACGCCCGCACCCGGGCGCTGTTCGAGCGCCTCGGCGTGCGTGCGGTCATCGTCGGACGCTTCGTGCCGATCGTGCGGGCGCTCGTGCCGCTCATGGCGGGCTTCACCGCGATGCCGCGGCGGCGCTTCGTCGTCGTCAACATCGTCGGCGCGATCGTCTGGATCGCCCTGTTCATGGGCGCCGGCTACTTCCTCGGCGGGGTACCGCTCGTCGAGCAGAACCTCGAGCTGGCGATCATCATCGCGATCGTGGTCTCCTCGCTGCCGTTCCCGATCGAGCTGGGGCGCGAATGGTGGATGCGGCGGCGCGATCGCCGCCGGGCCGCGGCGCACTGA
- a CDS encoding acetate--CoA ligase, whose protein sequence is MSELRASTPVHDDRRYPPPAAFAAAANVTEAVLADYPDDPLAFWQQQAERLPWAERWLSVHEWTPPSDDDPLSPRATWFDGGRLNASVVCVDQHVDAGRGDSVALHFEGERGDRETVTYAELQRRVAQAAHALEALGIGPGDRVVIYLPVLVETVVAALACARIGAVHSLVFGGFSAEALRFRVADTGAAAVIASDGQFRRGAAVPVKGIVDEAVAGLDHVRHVLVVRRTGSSLDWTDGRDVWWHEAVGAQPSSHTPPALEAEHPLFITYTSGTTGKPKGVVHSTGGYLVQASWSHWALFDAKPSDVYWCTADLAWVTAHTYVLYGPLSNGAAIVIAEGSPDHPAPTRHAEIIERLGVTVYYTAPTLIRTFMARFPDGFPASFDLSSVRLLGTVGEAINPEAWVWFHERIGGGRAPIVDTWWQSESGAAIVSTLPGVHDGVPGAAGLPLPGLSVRLVDESGVDAPAGSSALITIAGRWPAMARTVWGDHDRYRAAYFSRFAAQGLFLAGDGATADAEGRIRLQGRIDDVINVSGHRLSTIEIESALVAHPLVAEAGVVGVADAVTGQAVAAFVVPVSRPEGLSSAASPEAGGARKAGASLDAGGARKAAASLDEGALLDEAASLDEAALLAWRQAAVDARAELAAHIARAIGPVAKPKHVVLVPDLPKTRSGKIMRRLLGDVLDGRPLGDTTSLQDESVVPAITAIVGERA, encoded by the coding sequence ATGAGCGAGCTGCGAGCATCCACCCCCGTTCACGACGACCGCCGGTACCCGCCGCCCGCCGCCTTCGCGGCCGCGGCGAACGTGACCGAGGCGGTTCTCGCCGACTACCCGGATGACCCGCTCGCCTTCTGGCAGCAGCAGGCCGAGCGCCTGCCGTGGGCCGAGCGCTGGTTGTCGGTGCACGAGTGGACGCCGCCGAGCGACGACGACCCGCTGAGCCCCCGCGCGACCTGGTTCGACGGCGGCCGGCTCAACGCGAGCGTCGTCTGCGTCGACCAGCACGTCGACGCGGGCCGCGGCGATTCCGTCGCGCTGCACTTCGAGGGCGAGCGCGGCGACCGCGAGACCGTCACCTACGCCGAGCTGCAGCGCCGCGTCGCGCAGGCCGCGCACGCGCTCGAGGCGCTCGGCATCGGGCCCGGCGACCGCGTCGTCATCTACCTGCCGGTGCTCGTCGAGACCGTCGTGGCGGCCCTCGCCTGCGCGCGCATCGGCGCCGTGCACTCCCTCGTCTTCGGCGGGTTCTCGGCCGAGGCGCTGCGGTTCCGCGTCGCCGACACGGGCGCGGCGGCGGTGATCGCGAGCGACGGGCAGTTCCGGCGCGGGGCGGCCGTGCCGGTCAAGGGCATCGTCGACGAGGCCGTCGCGGGGCTCGACCACGTGCGGCACGTGCTCGTGGTGCGTCGCACCGGGTCCTCCCTCGACTGGACGGACGGGCGCGACGTCTGGTGGCACGAGGCCGTCGGCGCGCAGCCCTCGTCGCACACCCCGCCGGCGCTCGAGGCGGAGCATCCCCTCTTCATCACGTACACGAGCGGCACCACGGGTAAGCCGAAGGGCGTCGTGCACTCGACGGGCGGCTACCTCGTGCAGGCGAGCTGGAGCCACTGGGCGCTCTTCGACGCGAAGCCCTCCGACGTGTACTGGTGCACGGCGGACCTGGCGTGGGTCACCGCGCACACGTACGTGCTCTACGGCCCGCTGTCGAACGGCGCCGCGATCGTCATCGCCGAGGGCTCCCCCGACCACCCGGCGCCGACGCGGCACGCCGAGATCATCGAGCGGCTCGGCGTCACCGTGTACTACACGGCGCCGACGCTCATCCGCACGTTCATGGCGCGGTTCCCCGACGGGTTCCCGGCGTCGTTCGACCTGTCGTCGGTGCGCCTGCTGGGCACGGTCGGCGAGGCGATCAACCCCGAGGCCTGGGTGTGGTTCCACGAGCGGATCGGGGGCGGGCGGGCGCCGATCGTCGACACGTGGTGGCAGTCGGAGTCGGGCGCCGCGATCGTCTCGACGCTGCCAGGCGTGCACGACGGGGTTCCGGGCGCAGCGGGGCTGCCGCTGCCGGGCCTGTCGGTGCGGCTCGTCGACGAGAGCGGGGTGGATGCCCCTGCCGGCTCGAGCGCCCTCATCACCATCGCCGGACGTTGGCCCGCCATGGCCCGCACGGTCTGGGGCGACCACGACCGCTACCGCGCCGCGTACTTCAGCCGGTTCGCCGCGCAGGGCCTGTTCCTCGCCGGTGACGGAGCGACGGCCGACGCCGAGGGCCGCATCCGGCTGCAGGGGCGCATCGACGACGTGATCAACGTCTCGGGGCACCGCCTCTCGACGATCGAGATCGAGTCGGCGCTCGTCGCGCACCCGCTCGTCGCCGAGGCCGGCGTGGTCGGAGTGGCCGATGCCGTCACCGGGCAGGCGGTCGCGGCGTTCGTCGTGCCGGTCTCCCGACCGGAGGGTCTGTCCTCCGCGGCGTCCCCCGAGGCGGGGGGCGCGCGCAAGGCGGGGGCCTCGCTCGACGCGGGGGGCGCGCGCAAGGCGGCGGCCTCGCTCGACGAGGGGGCCTTGCTCGACGAGGCGGCCTCGCTCGACGAGGCGGCGCTGCTCGCGTGGCGGCAGGCGGCGGTGGATGCCCGGGCCGAGCTCGCCGCCCACATCGCCCGCGCGATCGGCCCCGTCGCGAAGCCGAAGCACGTGGTGCTCGTGCCCGACCTTCCGAAGACGCGCTCGGGCAAGATCATGCGCCGCCTGCTCGGCGACGTGCTCGACGGTCGCCCGCTCGGCGACACGACCTCGCTGCAGGACGAGTCGGTCGTGCCGGCCATCACGGCGATCGTGGGCGAGCGGGCCTGA
- a CDS encoding pseudouridine-5'-phosphate glycosidase: MTTASSAPASLRLSDEVASALAEGRPVVALESTIISHGLPRPRNHEAAIEFEAILREQGVTPATIAVLDGVPRIGLDAEGVRRIAEEDLAKASVRDLPILMGRAASGATTVAATAHLASLAGIRVFATGGLGGVHRGASEAFDESADLSTLAVTPITVVSAGVKSVLDIAATLERLETYSVPVIGLGTSVFPSFWLRESAFTLDWSVDDAAQVAAVMAAHDALGHRQGIVVANPIPAHQQWDPAEHDRVLAEAFALAEAAGVTGKAVTPFLLGTIVELSGGRSLEVNLDLARNNAAVAGRIAAAWAAR, encoded by the coding sequence GTGACCACCGCGAGCAGCGCTCCCGCCTCCCTCCGCCTCTCCGACGAGGTCGCCTCGGCGCTCGCCGAGGGCCGCCCGGTCGTCGCGCTCGAGTCGACGATCATCAGCCACGGGCTGCCCCGCCCGCGCAATCACGAGGCCGCGATCGAGTTCGAGGCGATCCTGCGCGAGCAGGGCGTCACGCCGGCGACGATCGCGGTGCTCGACGGCGTGCCGCGCATCGGCCTCGACGCCGAGGGTGTGCGCCGCATCGCCGAGGAGGATCTGGCGAAGGCGAGCGTGCGCGATCTGCCGATCCTCATGGGCCGGGCCGCCAGCGGGGCGACGACCGTCGCGGCGACCGCGCACCTCGCCTCCCTCGCCGGCATCCGCGTCTTCGCCACCGGCGGGCTCGGCGGCGTGCACCGCGGGGCGAGCGAGGCCTTCGACGAGTCGGCCGACCTCTCGACCCTCGCCGTCACGCCCATCACGGTGGTCTCGGCCGGGGTGAAGAGCGTGCTCGACATCGCGGCGACCCTCGAGCGGCTCGAGACGTACTCGGTGCCGGTGATCGGGCTCGGCACGAGCGTGTTCCCGAGCTTCTGGCTGCGCGAGAGCGCGTTCACCCTCGACTGGTCGGTCGACGACGCGGCCCAGGTCGCCGCCGTCATGGCCGCGCACGACGCGCTCGGGCACCGCCAGGGCATCGTCGTGGCGAACCCCATCCCGGCCCATCAGCAGTGGGATCCCGCCGAGCACGACCGCGTGCTCGCCGAGGCCTTCGCGCTCGCCGAGGCGGCGGGGGTCACGGGCAAGGCGGTCACGCCGTTCCTGCTCGGAACGATCGTCGAGCTCTCGGGCGGCCGCAGCCTCGAGGTCAACCTCGACCTGGCGCGCAACAACGCGGCCGTCGCGGGCCGCATCGCCGCTGCCTGGGCGGCGCGCTGA
- a CDS encoding carbohydrate kinase family protein: MVDARRALVVGDVIDDLIVVPSGPVRPDTDTTARITRSPGGSAANTAAWLAALGAPVDLVARVGAGRRELHAAELAAAGVTAHLSEDAERGTGTIVIIVEGDRRAMLTDRGANATLDPAEVTDALLDAAGALHLTGYSLFDALDPAALHDLVARARHRGVAVLFDPGSAGFIADYGVARFTAAVRGVDLLLPNLDEGRLLAGLDERSEAPAVAEALLDLAPAVMLTCGAVGVVIAEREGGIRSMDARPVITVDPTGAGDAFTAGVIAARLRGADLDAAALAGMAAAATAVGRVGGRPSRQ; the protein is encoded by the coding sequence ATGGTGGATGCCCGCCGCGCCCTCGTCGTCGGCGACGTCATCGACGACCTCATCGTCGTGCCGAGCGGACCGGTGCGGCCCGACACCGACACGACCGCGCGCATCACCCGCAGCCCCGGCGGCAGCGCCGCGAACACCGCCGCCTGGCTCGCCGCCCTCGGAGCGCCGGTCGACCTCGTCGCGCGGGTCGGAGCGGGGCGGCGCGAGCTCCACGCGGCCGAGCTCGCCGCCGCGGGCGTCACCGCCCACCTCAGCGAGGACGCCGAGCGCGGCACCGGCACGATCGTCATCATCGTCGAGGGCGACCGTCGCGCCATGCTCACCGATCGCGGCGCCAACGCCACCCTCGACCCGGCGGAGGTGACCGACGCCCTGCTCGACGCGGCGGGCGCTCTGCATCTGACGGGGTACTCGCTCTTCGACGCCCTCGACCCCGCGGCGCTGCACGACCTCGTGGCGCGGGCCCGCCATCGCGGCGTCGCGGTGTTGTTCGACCCGGGGTCGGCGGGGTTCATCGCCGACTACGGCGTCGCGCGCTTCACCGCCGCCGTGCGGGGCGTCGACCTGCTGCTGCCCAACCTCGACGAGGGCCGCCTGCTGGCGGGCCTCGACGAGCGCTCCGAGGCCCCGGCCGTCGCCGAGGCGCTGCTCGACCTCGCTCCGGCCGTGATGCTCACGTGCGGAGCGGTCGGCGTCGTGATCGCCGAGCGCGAGGGGGGCATCCGATCGATGGATGCCCGCCCCGTCATCACCGTCGACCCGACCGGTGCCGGCGACGCCTTCACCGCGGGCGTCATCGCCGCGCGCCTGCGGGGCGCCGACCTCGACGCTGCCGCCCTCGCGGGCATGGCGGCCGCGGCGACGGCCGTCGGCAGGGTCGGAGGTCGGCCATCGAGGCAGTAG
- a CDS encoding VanZ family protein produces the protein MVRLRLTALVLGAAYTALLLLFTLSPVSQLYVGSEAQQGVLSWGSWLDPQTWAEGTLVEFAANIAIFIPWGVLALLAVGVRRWWLAAAGGVLLTWVIEVAQIPLARISDPRDLIANTAGAVLGVGIAALLSVIGARSRRRGEARARRSPSPLRPAPAPR, from the coding sequence ATGGTCCGCCTCCGACTGACCGCGCTGGTGCTCGGCGCGGCGTACACCGCGCTGCTGCTGCTGTTCACGCTCAGCCCGGTGTCGCAGCTGTACGTGGGGTCGGAGGCGCAGCAGGGCGTGCTCAGCTGGGGCAGCTGGCTGGACCCGCAGACGTGGGCGGAGGGCACGCTCGTCGAGTTCGCCGCCAACATCGCGATCTTCATCCCCTGGGGGGTGCTCGCGCTCCTCGCGGTCGGGGTGAGGCGCTGGTGGCTCGCGGCCGCGGGCGGCGTCCTCCTCACCTGGGTCATCGAGGTCGCGCAGATCCCTCTCGCCCGCATCTCCGATCCGCGCGACCTCATCGCCAATACCGCGGGGGCCGTCCTGGGCGTCGGCATCGCCGCTCTGCTGTCGGTGATCGGCGCGCGATCGCGGCGACGCGGGGAAGCACGGGCCCGGCGCTCACCATCCCCGCTGCGCCCCGCCCCGGCGCCCCGCTAG
- a CDS encoding EamA family transporter produces MTRDRTPVPPAALAVTAIVSVQFGNAIAGSFFDQVGPLGAAALRLGFAAAILLAVIRPRVRGWDRRTWLGVAALGAGLAGMNALIYLAIDRIPLGVAVTIELLGPLAVAVAGTRRARDLAWVALAALGVVLLGLDGDGGSLDPLGLLLAAGAAAFWALYIVASARLGPRARGVDGLAMAMLVAALVVVPLGAAPAATAVGAQPVLLLTFAGIAVLTSAVPYALEFLALKRMPTRVFGVLSSLGPAVAALAGLVVLGQLLTGIQLIAIALVIAASIGAVAFGRPRRDGPEPVVPPLG; encoded by the coding sequence GTGACGCGCGACCGCACCCCCGTCCCTCCTGCGGCGCTCGCCGTCACGGCGATCGTCTCGGTGCAGTTCGGCAACGCGATCGCCGGCTCGTTCTTCGACCAGGTCGGTCCGCTCGGGGCCGCGGCGCTGCGGCTCGGCTTCGCCGCCGCCATCCTGCTCGCGGTGATCCGGCCCCGGGTGCGCGGATGGGATCGTCGCACCTGGCTCGGCGTCGCGGCCCTCGGCGCGGGCCTCGCGGGCATGAACGCTCTCATCTACCTCGCGATCGACCGCATCCCCCTCGGGGTCGCCGTCACGATCGAGCTGCTCGGACCGCTCGCGGTCGCCGTCGCGGGCACCCGCCGGGCGCGCGACCTCGCCTGGGTCGCGCTCGCCGCCCTCGGCGTCGTGCTGCTCGGTCTCGACGGCGACGGCGGCTCGCTCGATCCGCTCGGGCTGCTGCTCGCCGCGGGGGCGGCCGCGTTCTGGGCGCTGTACATCGTGGCCTCGGCGCGCCTCGGCCCCCGCGCCCGCGGCGTCGACGGGCTCGCGATGGCGATGCTCGTCGCCGCGCTCGTCGTCGTGCCGCTGGGCGCCGCCCCCGCCGCGACCGCGGTCGGCGCGCAGCCCGTGCTGCTGCTGACGTTCGCCGGCATCGCCGTGCTGACCTCGGCGGTGCCGTACGCGCTGGAGTTCCTGGCTCTCAAGCGCATGCCCACGCGCGTCTTCGGCGTGCTGTCGAGCCTCGGCCCGGCCGTCGCGGCGCTCGCCGGGCTCGTCGTGCTCGGGCAGCTGCTGACGGGCATCCAGCTCATCGCGATCGCGCTCGTCATCGCGGCCTCGATCGGCGCCGTCGCCTTCGGTCGGCCACGCCGGGACGGCCCCGAGCCGGTCGTGCCCCCGCTCGGCTGA
- a CDS encoding cryptochrome/photolyase family protein translates to MRPSPSIVWLRDDLRITDNPALDAAVRRGGPVIVLYLLDDASPEVRPLGAASRWWLHHSLERLRDALRALGADLTLRRGSARTELPALVEQSGAGAVYWNRRYGAAREVDAELKTRFTEEGLEVQSFQGSLLFEPWTIRTGSGTPFKVFTPFWRACLAAGEPREPLDAPSALEGVEGVASDDLDDWELLPTAPDWAEGLRETWTPGEAGAHERLEAFADEHLGEYHRRDEPAVPATSMLSPHLKFGELSPFQIWHRLQRDLDASARKNRAKFLSELGWREFSYTILFHFTELGRKNFRPEFDAMPWRRPEAGELEAWQHGRTGIPLVDAGMRELWRTGYMHNRVRMVTASFLTKNLRIDWREGEAWFWDCLVDADEANNSASWQWVAGSGADAAPYFRVFNPELQAKKFDGHGLYVNRWVPEAGTPAYPEPIVDLKQSRQAALDAYEEVKAAARS, encoded by the coding sequence ATGAGGCCATCCCCCAGCATCGTGTGGCTGCGCGATGACCTGCGCATCACCGACAACCCCGCCCTCGACGCCGCCGTCCGGCGGGGCGGCCCGGTGATCGTGCTCTACCTGCTCGACGACGCCTCGCCCGAGGTACGCCCGCTCGGGGCCGCGAGCCGGTGGTGGTTGCACCACTCCCTCGAGCGCCTGCGGGATGCCCTGCGCGCGCTCGGCGCCGACCTCACCCTGCGCCGCGGCAGCGCCCGCACCGAGCTGCCCGCCCTCGTCGAGCAGTCCGGCGCCGGGGCCGTCTACTGGAACCGCCGCTACGGCGCCGCCCGCGAGGTCGACGCCGAGCTCAAGACCCGCTTCACCGAGGAGGGGCTCGAGGTGCAGAGCTTCCAGGGCTCGCTGCTGTTCGAGCCGTGGACGATCCGCACGGGCTCGGGCACCCCCTTCAAGGTGTTCACGCCGTTCTGGCGCGCGTGCCTCGCGGCGGGCGAGCCCCGCGAACCGCTCGACGCGCCCTCGGCGCTCGAGGGCGTCGAGGGCGTCGCGAGCGACGACCTCGATGACTGGGAGCTGCTGCCGACCGCGCCCGACTGGGCCGAGGGCCTGCGCGAGACGTGGACCCCGGGCGAGGCCGGAGCCCACGAGCGGCTCGAGGCCTTCGCCGACGAGCACCTCGGCGAGTACCACCGCCGCGACGAGCCCGCCGTGCCGGCGACGAGCATGCTCAGCCCGCACCTGAAGTTCGGCGAGCTCAGCCCGTTCCAGATCTGGCACCGCCTCCAGCGCGACCTCGATGCCTCGGCCCGGAAGAATCGCGCGAAGTTCCTCAGCGAGCTCGGCTGGCGCGAGTTCTCCTACACGATCCTGTTCCACTTCACCGAGCTGGGGCGCAAGAACTTCCGACCCGAGTTCGACGCGATGCCGTGGCGGAGGCCCGAGGCCGGCGAGCTGGAGGCGTGGCAGCACGGGCGCACGGGCATCCCCCTCGTCGATGCGGGCATGCGCGAGCTGTGGCGCACCGGCTACATGCACAACCGCGTGCGCATGGTCACGGCGAGCTTCCTGACGAAGAACCTGCGCATCGACTGGCGCGAGGGCGAGGCCTGGTTCTGGGACTGCCTGGTCGACGCCGACGAGGCCAACAACTCGGCCTCGTGGCAGTGGGTCGCCGGCTCGGGGGCCGATGCGGCACCGTACTTCCGGGTGTTCAACCCCGAGCTGCAGGCGAAGAAGTTCGACGGGCACGGGCTCTACGTCAACCGCTGGGTCCCCGAGGCGGGAACGCCCGCCTACCCCGAGCCGATCGTCGACCTGAAGCAATCGCGGCAGGCGGCGCTCGACGCCTACGAGGAGGTCAAGGCGGCCGCTCGGAGCTGA
- a CDS encoding MarR family winged helix-turn-helix transcriptional regulator — protein MRVHRVAVVTDKTLAIDAWESLFRAQVSVLRQLSAEFPTAEISFTEYDVLFNLSRQPERRMRIRDLIPHLLLSQPSVSRMIDRLAGRGLVEKQPDPSDARGTIVALTDEGYRLFKRVAVVHAESISRRVGGSLTPEELVQLTALCDRLRG, from the coding sequence ATGCGAGTGCATAGAGTTGCGGTCGTGACCGACAAGACGCTCGCCATCGACGCATGGGAATCGTTGTTCCGCGCCCAGGTCTCGGTGCTGCGGCAGCTCTCGGCGGAGTTCCCGACGGCCGAGATCTCGTTCACCGAGTACGACGTGCTGTTCAACCTCAGCCGCCAGCCCGAGCGCCGGATGCGCATCCGCGACCTCATCCCCCACCTGCTGCTGAGCCAGCCGAGCGTCAGCCGCATGATCGACCGGCTCGCCGGCCGCGGTCTGGTCGAGAAGCAGCCCGACCCGAGCGACGCGCGCGGCACGATCGTCGCGCTCACCGACGAGGGCTACCGACTGTTCAAGCGGGTGGCGGTCGTGCACGCCGAGTCGATCTCCCGCCGCGTGGGGGGCAGCCTCACGCCCGAGGAGCTCGTGCAGCTCACCGCGCTCTGCGACCGCCTGCGGGGCTGA